A portion of the Funiculus sociatus GB2-C1 genome contains these proteins:
- a CDS encoding AAA family ATPase, giving the protein MLHFTILSSRLSLEQLVEIASEHLNREEVRLYQANRYLFTDTNAITTYMFSLYYHNTAALQLAKLANRAASRYDLVFVCDVCRYPL; this is encoded by the coding sequence TTGCTACATTTCACCATTTTGTCTAGTCGGCTGTCTCTCGAACAATTGGTTGAGATTGCTTCTGAACACTTGAACCGTGAAGAAGTACGGCTATATCAGGCAAATCGGTACTTATTTACGGATACCAATGCGATTACCACCTATATGTTTTCACTGTACTATCACAACACGGCAGCACTACAACTTGCCAAATTAGCTAATCGGGCAGCTTCACGCTATGACTTGGTGTTTGTTTGTGATGTATGTAGATATCCCTTATGA
- a CDS encoding PEP-CTERM sorting domain-containing protein (PEP-CTERM proteins occur, often in large numbers, in the proteomes of bacteria that also encode an exosortase, a predicted intramembrane cysteine proteinase. The presence of a PEP-CTERM domain at a protein's C-terminus predicts cleavage within the sorting domain, followed by covalent anchoring to some some component of the (usually Gram-negative) cell surface. Many PEP-CTERM proteins exhibit an unusual sequence composition that includes large numbers of potential glycosylation sites. Expression of one such protein has been shown restore the ability of a bacterium to form floc, a type of biofilm.): MGIPAIAKKFSMVTAGAAFIALGVVGFPATAITLNQGYDPGLESGQSRPNSNSAAAAFDSVAATLGSVNVLDFENLTTGIYSTLSITPGVTATWLNPNSSAQSVSDGTYSLLGHNTTSGGSKFLSIGPDNPFNPVSLTFSFENPIQAWGAYFSGVQGIRGKYFVEFTDGSSQSLSLAENDDGGVQFLGFTSAGKSISSITIAGQAGSSGYMGDIIGLDDMRYVFAPSEPTQSVPEPASVLSLLVFGAVGASSMLKRKQETKA, encoded by the coding sequence ATGGGTATTCCTGCCATCGCCAAAAAATTCTCAATGGTTACAGCTGGTGCAGCATTTATTGCTTTAGGGGTAGTAGGCTTTCCAGCAACAGCTATTACACTCAATCAAGGATATGATCCAGGCTTAGAATCGGGACAATCTCGTCCCAACTCAAATTCAGCTGCGGCAGCTTTCGATTCAGTTGCAGCAACATTGGGAAGTGTTAATGTGCTTGATTTCGAGAATTTAACAACAGGAATATACTCTACCTTAAGTATCACTCCTGGTGTAACTGCAACCTGGTTAAACCCCAATTCCTCGGCTCAAAGTGTTAGTGATGGCACTTACTCCTTGCTCGGACACAATACAACATCAGGCGGTAGCAAATTCCTAAGTATTGGCCCTGACAATCCTTTTAATCCTGTCAGTCTAACTTTTTCTTTTGAAAATCCAATTCAAGCCTGGGGAGCTTATTTCTCAGGTGTTCAAGGTATCAGAGGGAAATACTTTGTCGAGTTCACGGATGGTTCTTCGCAGTCTTTGTCACTCGCAGAAAATGATGATGGCGGTGTACAGTTCCTTGGATTTACATCTGCTGGCAAATCCATTTCCTCGATTACTATCGCGGGACAAGCTGGCAGTAGTGGCTACATGGGTGACATCATTGGGCTGGATGATATGCGCTATGTGTTTGCTCCTAGTGAACCTACGCAGTCAGTGCCTGAACCTGCTTCTGTTTTAAGCCTGTTAGTTTTTGGCGCAGTGGGTGCTAGTTCCATGCTCAAGCGTAAACAGGAAACAAAGGCTTAG
- a CDS encoding calcium-binding protein — translation MDTFDTISPSMATINGTNGNDPALNGTNGDDIINGLAGNDFLFGGLGNDILNGGTGSDRMEGGAGSDTYIVDGTDVIDEKAPNDSNSFDTVQSSITWTLGANLEKLVLTGNSAINGTGNDLNNQIYGNSASNSLFGGFGDDLLNGGAGADRMEGGAGSDTYIVDNIGDQIIEQFSNPSNQNDSDLVESSITWTLGAGLERLYLTGNAAINGTGNDLANGLGGNNANNTLIGGAGDDRLGGGGGSDILDGGADNDTYYMTDTNDTIIEAADGGIDTVETLVSYTLGANLENLTMLGDLGTALDGRGNELNNTITGANYNTNTLRGKAGHDTLMGGLVNDTLVGGAGSDTLTGGTGADKFYFHGKSSAVDRITDFSVADDTIGIATRSGSMFANAGLTVGAAITASQFRIGASAGDAGDRFIYNSTTGGLFFDKDGIGGTAQVQFATLSTGLAMTNADVLVFA, via the coding sequence ATGGATACATTCGATACAATCTCACCCAGTATGGCTACCATCAACGGAACTAACGGTAATGACCCTGCCTTAAACGGAACTAATGGCGATGACATCATAAACGGACTAGCAGGTAATGACTTTCTCTTTGGCGGGTTGGGTAATGACATCCTCAATGGCGGAACAGGTAGCGATCGTATGGAGGGTGGCGCTGGTAGCGATACCTACATCGTTGACGGCACTGACGTGATTGATGAAAAAGCCCCTAATGATAGTAATAGCTTCGACACCGTACAATCGAGCATTACTTGGACACTCGGTGCCAACCTAGAGAAGCTGGTTCTTACTGGTAATAGTGCAATTAATGGTACAGGTAACGATCTAAACAACCAAATATACGGAAATTCTGCCAGCAACTCTCTATTTGGTGGCTTTGGCGATGACCTTCTCAATGGGGGTGCGGGTGCCGACCGCATGGAAGGTGGCGCTGGTAGCGATACCTATATTGTTGACAACATAGGCGACCAGATTATCGAGCAGTTTAGCAATCCTTCTAATCAAAATGATTCAGACCTAGTTGAATCGAGCATTACTTGGACACTGGGTGCGGGCCTGGAAAGGCTATATCTTACAGGGAATGCGGCGATAAATGGCACAGGTAATGATCTCGCCAACGGACTTGGCGGCAACAATGCCAACAACACGCTAATTGGTGGCGCTGGGGATGACAGACTTGGGGGAGGCGGCGGCAGCGATATCCTTGATGGTGGTGCTGACAACGACACCTATTACATGACCGATACTAACGACACAATTATCGAAGCTGCCGACGGTGGCATAGACACGGTTGAAACTTTGGTCAGTTATACGCTGGGGGCAAACCTAGAAAACCTAACTATGTTAGGCGATTTAGGTACTGCTCTCGATGGTAGGGGTAACGAACTCAACAACACCATTACCGGGGCGAACTATAACACTAATACCCTGAGAGGCAAAGCTGGGCATGACACCTTAATGGGCGGTCTTGTAAACGACACTTTGGTGGGTGGAGCTGGCAGCGACACGCTCACAGGCGGTACTGGTGCCGATAAGTTTTACTTTCATGGCAAGTCAAGCGCTGTAGATCGGATTACAGATTTTTCAGTAGCAGACGACACGATTGGCATTGCTACTCGTTCTGGCTCAATGTTTGCCAATGCGGGGCTAACAGTTGGGGCGGCAATTACAGCTTCGCAGTTCCGCATCGGTGCTAGTGCAGGGGACGCAGGTGATCGCTTCATTTACAACAGCACAACTGGCGGTTTGTTCTTTGATAAAGACGGTATTGGTGGAACTGCACAAGTGCAATTTGCCACCCTTTCTACTGGACTGGCGATGACTAACGCTGATGTTCTCGTCTTTGCATAA